The Crocosphaera subtropica ATCC 51142 genome includes a window with the following:
- a CDS encoding energy transducer TonB yields MASSYFQTAPIRIFNSNFIPTLVSAGLHGLALFLLVPYVTNLPTSESEETNTGPINVPLIELNPSEQSRLPDQNSGLSSMPEFPNSTLEDLPLLDSPSLESSLPNNFNNLPSPPALPPLPPLNPYNDYSRIPVELPPQRSFPSPPQATIRLPSPPPSPSLKDPTPKTPPIPDTESSELANPRQNIDFGDPTPAKPNNPLFQGDRPTSQNPLGNMAVNQPPSSSNANNNISRQDEIAKNLLEDTLKGADNLTYNPQGTKREEARRRDLEWMQQTGVTLKPSQMMTIKATYPKAACNLKLEGSAIYNVLVNNNGQLSKPPFMTRSSGYGILNNRGLQEVKSRSFPQSTRVKVTFQYDPQICGTGVAEGERNSQPQASPSSTPKTPAEPVPAPQMPQNQTPKAPTEPKTPNPSPQNSESPTPKPPTPQTPQNQTPKAPTEPKTPNPSPENSESPTPKPAAEPVSAPQTPQNQTPKAPTEPKTPNPSPENSENSTPKPAAEPVSAPQTPQNQTPKAPTEPKSPPDVNKTSNSPSETKLEGAVAPPAGRK; encoded by the coding sequence ATGGCCTCTTCATATTTTCAAACCGCACCTATTCGCATTTTTAATTCTAATTTTATTCCTACCCTAGTTTCTGCGGGGCTTCATGGCTTAGCTTTATTTTTACTGGTTCCTTATGTTACCAATTTACCCACCTCTGAATCAGAAGAAACAAACACAGGACCCATCAATGTTCCTCTGATTGAATTAAACCCTAGCGAACAAAGTCGCCTACCTGACCAAAATTCAGGCTTATCCAGTATGCCAGAATTTCCTAATTCTACTTTAGAGGATCTGCCTCTGTTAGACTCCCCTTCTTTGGAGTCTTCTTTGCCTAACAATTTTAATAACTTACCCAGTCCTCCTGCTTTGCCCCCTCTCCCTCCTCTAAATCCCTACAATGACTATAGTAGAATTCCTGTAGAACTACCGCCACAACGTTCCTTTCCCAGTCCCCCTCAAGCCACCATTCGCCTTCCTTCCCCTCCTCCTTCTCCTTCCCTAAAAGACCCAACCCCCAAAACCCCTCCAATTCCCGATACAGAATCTTCTGAACTAGCTAATCCTCGGCAAAATATTGATTTTGGCGATCCCACTCCTGCTAAACCGAATAATCCATTATTTCAAGGCGATCGCCCTACCTCTCAAAATCCCTTAGGAAATATGGCTGTTAATCAACCGCCATCCTCTTCTAATGCCAACAACAACATAAGCCGACAAGATGAAATTGCCAAAAATCTCCTCGAAGATACCTTAAAAGGAGCGGATAATTTAACCTATAATCCTCAAGGAACGAAACGGGAAGAAGCTAGACGTAGGGATCTTGAATGGATGCAACAAACAGGAGTCACTTTGAAACCGAGTCAAATGATGACTATCAAAGCAACCTACCCAAAAGCGGCTTGTAACTTGAAATTAGAAGGAAGTGCCATTTACAATGTCTTGGTCAATAACAACGGACAACTAAGTAAACCCCCTTTTATGACTCGCAGTTCGGGTTATGGTATTTTAAATAATCGAGGATTACAAGAAGTTAAATCTCGTAGTTTTCCTCAATCGACAAGGGTGAAGGTAACCTTTCAATACGATCCACAAATATGTGGAACCGGCGTTGCTGAAGGGGAAAGAAACAGCCAACCTCAAGCCTCTCCTTCTTCTACACCAAAAACCCCGGCCGAACCTGTTCCGGCTCCTCAAATGCCCCAAAATCAAACCCCTAAAGCTCCAACCGAGCCAAAAACCCCTAATCCTTCTCCCCAAAATTCTGAAAGTCCTACACCAAAACCTCCGACTCCTCAAACGCCCCAAAATCAAACCCCTAAAGCTCCAACCGAGCCAAAAACCCCTAATCCTTCTCCCGAAAATTCTGAAAGCCCTACACCAAAACCTGCGGCTGAACCTGTTTCGGCTCCTCAAACGCCCCAAAATCAAACCCCTAAAGCTCCAACCGAGCCAAAAACCCCTAATCCTTCTCCCGAAAATTCTGAAAATTCTACACCAAAACCTGCGGCCGAACCTGTTTCGGCTCCTCAAACGCCCCAAAATCAAACCCCTAAAGCTCCAACTGAGCCAAAAAGTCCACCAGACGTGAATAAAACCTCTAATTCTCCTTCTGAGACTAAATTAGAAGGAGCAGTGGCTCCACCGGCTGGTAGAAAGTAG
- the bchH gene encoding magnesium chelatase subunit H: protein MSRIVVITGFESFNLDLYRQAAQLAQSRCEGLDIQIFSDRSLSQEPEIIENPLKDADVFFASLIFDYDQVIWLKERVENIPIRLVFESALELMSLTRLGKFVIGEKPKGMPKPIKFILSKFSSGREEDKLAGYLSFLKTGPKLLKFIPAKKVQDLRNWLIIYGYWNAGGTENFAAMCWTIAEKYLDIKVGDIPEPIETPNMGLLHPDYDGYFTSPRDYLNWHQQEKSLENSLVAILLYRKHVITKQPYIPQLIRFFEQQGLTPVPIFINGVEGHVIVRDWLTTTYETQQRNLGNIEIRSLVKDALEVDAIVSTIGFPLVGGPAGSMEAGRQVEVAKRILTAKNIPYIVAAPLLIQDIYSWTRQGIGGLQSVVLYSLPELDGAIDTVPLGGLVGNDIYIIPERVKRLTGRLKKWINLRKTETKDRKIAIILYGFPPGYGATGTAALLNVPRSLLNLLQELEKQGYNIGELPEDGEIIINQVKAADEAIVNPNDDSNSTTTVNVRKLEEWLGYLLTTRIEKQWKSLTETGIKTYGDEYQIGGIQLGNVWIGVQPPLGISGDPMRLMFEKDLTPHPQYAAFYKWLQHNFCADAIIHFGMHGTVEWLPGSPLGNTGYSWSDILLGDIPNLYIYAANNPSESILAKRRGYGVLISHNVPPYGRAGLYKELMALRELIAEYREDPNKNEILREGIIQKIVDSGLAADCKFEEGKKLGIDFTVENAKLFSKNALNEYFFKVYEYLQIVEQRLFSSGLHTLGETPKQEQLDSYLEAYFGEKLTDRERKAITSESPELQYILESANGKSETIQEAIYIRDLLKQTSEELTNLLRGLNGEYIPPAPGGDLLRDGTGVLPTGRNIHALDPYRMPSPAAYERGREIAKKTIQQHLDEQGNYPETIAVLLWGLDAIKTKGESLGILLELVGAEPIKEGTGRIVRYELKPLEQLEHPRIDILANLSGIFRDTFVNIIELLDDLFQRAAEAEEDPKKNFIRKHYLQLKEQGIENASARLFSNPAGDFGSLVNDQVVDGNWESGDELANTWEKRNSFSYGRKDKGQARPEILNQLLKTSERIVQEIDSVEYGLTDIQEYYGNTGGLKLAAEKQSGKKVTASFVESFSNDTNPRKLEDLLRLEYRTKLLNPKWAEAMVNQGSGGAYEVSQRMTALIGWGGTTDFKDNWVYDQAAQTYALDPEMAEKLRKANPEAFRNIVGRMIEANGRGFWDADEETLEKLRSLYDLTEEELEGVTN, encoded by the coding sequence ATGTCACGCATTGTTGTTATTACTGGGTTTGAATCATTTAATCTTGACTTGTATCGACAAGCTGCACAGTTAGCACAGTCACGGTGTGAAGGGTTAGATATACAGATATTTAGCGATCGCAGTCTTTCTCAAGAACCAGAGATTATTGAGAATCCCCTAAAGGATGCAGATGTATTTTTTGCTAGTTTAATCTTTGATTATGACCAAGTGATTTGGTTAAAAGAAAGAGTAGAAAACATCCCCATACGATTAGTTTTCGAGTCAGCTTTAGAATTAATGAGTTTGACTCGCTTAGGAAAATTTGTTATTGGGGAAAAACCCAAAGGAATGCCCAAACCAATCAAATTTATTTTAAGTAAATTTTCCAGTGGTAGAGAAGAAGATAAGCTTGCTGGTTATTTAAGTTTCTTGAAAACAGGACCGAAATTATTAAAGTTTATTCCAGCCAAAAAAGTCCAAGATTTACGCAACTGGTTAATCATTTATGGTTATTGGAATGCAGGGGGAACGGAAAACTTTGCTGCGATGTGTTGGACAATAGCAGAGAAATATTTAGACATCAAAGTAGGAGATATTCCCGAACCCATTGAAACCCCGAATATGGGTTTACTTCATCCTGACTATGATGGTTATTTTACCTCTCCTCGTGACTATTTAAACTGGCATCAACAAGAAAAATCTTTAGAGAATTCTCTCGTTGCTATCCTTTTGTATCGTAAGCACGTTATTACGAAACAGCCCTATATTCCCCAGTTAATTCGTTTCTTTGAACAACAAGGGTTAACCCCTGTTCCCATTTTTATCAACGGTGTTGAAGGTCATGTCATTGTCAGAGATTGGTTAACTACTACTTATGAAACCCAACAACGAAACTTAGGGAATATAGAAATTCGTTCTTTAGTAAAAGATGCCCTTGAAGTCGATGCTATTGTCTCTACCATCGGCTTTCCTTTGGTTGGGGGTCCTGCTGGTTCGATGGAAGCAGGGCGACAAGTTGAAGTAGCAAAACGCATTTTAACCGCTAAAAATATACCTTATATTGTTGCTGCACCTTTATTAATTCAAGATATTTATTCTTGGACAAGACAAGGTATAGGAGGATTACAAAGTGTAGTCTTATATTCTCTTCCTGAATTAGATGGTGCTATTGACACTGTACCTTTAGGAGGTTTGGTGGGTAATGACATTTATATTATTCCTGAGCGAGTAAAACGGTTAACTGGAAGACTCAAAAAATGGATCAATTTACGCAAAACTGAAACTAAAGATCGGAAAATTGCCATTATTTTGTATGGGTTTCCTCCTGGTTACGGTGCAACAGGAACCGCCGCTTTATTAAACGTTCCCCGTAGCTTACTCAACTTATTACAAGAATTAGAAAAACAAGGTTATAACATAGGAGAATTACCCGAAGATGGGGAGATTATTATTAATCAAGTGAAAGCAGCCGATGAAGCTATTGTTAACCCTAATGATGATAGCAATAGCACAACAACGGTTAATGTCAGAAAGTTAGAAGAATGGTTAGGCTATTTGTTAACCACTCGTATTGAAAAGCAGTGGAAATCATTAACAGAAACAGGAATTAAGACTTATGGAGATGAATATCAAATCGGAGGAATTCAATTAGGAAATGTCTGGATAGGGGTACAACCCCCATTAGGTATTTCTGGTGATCCCATGCGGTTAATGTTTGAAAAAGATTTAACCCCTCACCCTCAATATGCAGCTTTTTATAAGTGGTTACAACATAATTTTTGTGCCGATGCTATCATTCATTTTGGTATGCACGGAACCGTTGAATGGTTGCCAGGTTCCCCATTAGGAAATACGGGCTATTCTTGGTCAGATATTTTGTTAGGAGATATCCCTAATTTATACATCTATGCTGCGAATAATCCCTCAGAATCTATATTAGCTAAACGTCGGGGTTATGGTGTGTTAATTTCTCATAATGTACCCCCTTATGGACGAGCAGGGTTATATAAAGAATTGATGGCGTTACGAGAACTAATTGCTGAATATCGAGAAGATCCCAACAAAAATGAGATTTTGAGAGAGGGGATTATTCAAAAGATTGTTGACTCTGGTTTAGCCGCTGATTGTAAGTTTGAAGAAGGTAAAAAATTGGGTATTGACTTTACAGTAGAAAATGCAAAATTATTTAGTAAAAATGCTCTAAATGAGTATTTTTTCAAGGTTTATGAATACTTACAAATCGTTGAACAAAGACTATTTTCTTCGGGTTTACATACCCTGGGTGAAACTCCTAAGCAAGAACAATTAGACTCTTATCTAGAGGCTTATTTTGGAGAGAAATTAACCGATAGAGAAAGAAAAGCTATTACCTCTGAATCGCCAGAATTACAATATATATTAGAGTCAGCAAATGGTAAAAGTGAAACCATACAAGAAGCAATTTATATTAGAGATTTACTTAAACAAACCTCCGAAGAATTAACTAACCTATTACGAGGTTTAAATGGTGAATACATACCCCCTGCACCGGGAGGAGACTTACTCAGAGATGGGACAGGAGTGTTACCTACAGGACGAAATATACACGCCTTAGATCCTTATAGAATGCCCTCTCCTGCTGCTTATGAGAGAGGCCGAGAAATTGCCAAGAAAACCATACAACAACATTTAGATGAACAGGGGAATTATCCCGAAACCATTGCCGTTTTATTGTGGGGTTTAGACGCAATTAAAACTAAGGGTGAATCGTTAGGTATTTTATTAGAATTAGTGGGTGCAGAACCCATAAAAGAAGGGACTGGTCGTATTGTTAGATATGAGTTGAAACCCTTGGAACAATTAGAACATCCGAGAATTGATATTTTAGCCAATTTATCAGGCATTTTTCGTGATACATTCGTCAATATTATTGAACTGTTAGATGATTTATTCCAACGGGCAGCAGAAGCAGAAGAAGACCCCAAAAAGAACTTTATTCGTAAACATTATTTACAATTAAAAGAGCAAGGTATAGAAAACGCTTCAGCGCGACTCTTTTCTAACCCTGCTGGTGATTTTGGTTCCTTAGTTAACGATCAAGTAGTGGACGGAAACTGGGAATCTGGCGACGAATTAGCGAATACTTGGGAAAAAAGAAATTCCTTTAGTTATGGACGCAAAGATAAAGGGCAAGCAAGACCCGAAATTTTAAATCAACTATTAAAAACTAGCGAAAGAATTGTTCAAGAAATTGACTCAGTCGAATACGGTTTAACCGATATTCAAGAATATTATGGTAATACAGGAGGATTAAAATTAGCAGCCGAAAAACAAAGCGGTAAAAAAGTAACTGCAAGTTTCGTTGAAAGCTTTTCTAATGATACCAACCCCCGAAAACTAGAAGACTTATTAAGGTTAGAATACCGTACAAAATTACTCAATCCGAAATGGGCCGAAGCAATGGTTAACCAGGGTTCAGGGGGTGCTTATGAAGTGTCCCAACGGATGACAGCTTTGATAGGTTGGGGAGGAACAACAGATTTTAAAGATAATTGGGTGTATGATCAAGCAGCACAAACCTATGCTTTAGACCCAGAAATGGCTGAAAAATTACGGAAAGCGAACCCTGAAGCATTTCGTAATATTGTGGGAAGAATGATCGAAGCAAACGGTAGAGGTTTCTGGGATGCGGATGAGGAAACTTTAGAAAAATTACGTAGTTTATATGATTTAACCGAGGAAGAGTTAGAAGGAGTTACTAATTAA
- a CDS encoding AbrB/MazE/SpoVT family DNA-binding domain-containing protein encodes MKSFTVRLHQDGTIMVPKVIQDALNLRKGDYLNFLEIEGLIILTSKNPKVPQLIEKITTIREEEDVTLEELLEGLEHERKMIYQEKYE; translated from the coding sequence ATGAAATCATTTACTGTTCGTTTACACCAAGATGGAACCATAATGGTTCCTAAAGTGATTCAAGATGCACTTAATCTTCGTAAAGGGGATTACTTAAATTTTTTAGAAATTGAAGGTTTAATTATATTAACATCAAAAAATCCTAAAGTTCCTCAATTAATTGAAAAAATCACTACCATTCGAGAAGAAGAAGATGTCACTTTAGAGGAGTTATTGGAAGGATTAGAACATGAAAGAAAGATGATATATCAAGAAAAATATGAATAA
- a CDS encoding PIN domain-containing protein — protein MKLIFADSSILIAGSASSTGASRVVLTMAEIGLFKLLISEQVLEECQRNINKKLPKAIPVFNEIIDNTNLEILPNPSLEEFLAYIDIIEPKDAPILAAALLVKADRLLSLNTKDFTQEVAQKTGIIIQTPSQFVQDIRSIITQEL, from the coding sequence ATGAAATTAATTTTTGCTGATTCTAGTATCTTAATTGCAGGGTCTGCATCTTCAACTGGTGCGAGTCGAGTTGTATTAACGATGGCAGAAATCGGTTTATTTAAGTTATTAATTTCAGAGCAAGTGTTAGAAGAATGTCAGAGAAATATTAATAAAAAACTCCCTAAAGCTATTCCTGTTTTTAATGAGATTATTGATAACACAAATCTTGAAATTTTACCTAATCCTTCTCTAGAAGAGTTTTTAGCTTACATTGATATTATTGAACCTAAAGATGCACCTATTCTTGCTGCTGCTTTATTAGTTAAAGCCGATAGATTACTTAGTTTAAATACTAAGGATTTCACTCAAGAAGTTGCCCAAAAAACAGGTATTATAATTCAAACTCCTTCACAGTTTGTTCAAGATATTCGTTCCATTATTACTCAGGAATTATAG